aaaaatacaaaatttattatattttctctcataaattttaaaaattaataattttacttctactaaagttttataactttgaaaaatcataatacCCCCTCAAACCtatggtttttttcttttcccctctAGTCACCATATCCGATGTCAACGATCTCTCCTCTTCATCCTAAAACGTTGGTTGGCACCTCTCCCCTCCAAATTTCTTCGTCGAAGATGAAGAGGTCTTGAGATGAGAGATTTTCGTGTCTCGTTGTGTGTCAACCAAAATTTTAGGATAGAGAAGGGAGGTTGTTGGTGTCAAAGATGGTGGTCGGAGGGGTGAAGGAAAAACCTTAGATTTGGGGGGAAATTGTGActattcaaagttaaaaaaatttagatagaggtgaaattattattttttaaaacttatggaggaaatgaatgaaattgatattttttaaatattattagtaaaataatgatttttttcttatctctaataaaaaatttgaatgacAATTTATGAgtgaaactttaaattttttaattttatgaaaatgattttgagaaattatcaaaatttaggTGAGAGTAAGTCCTCTAACCTTAACTGTTACTTAGTATGATAATATGGTTAACAATCAGAGTTGAATTCGAACAGAACTAAGTTCAAGCTCAGCTTGATTTGTTATAATTAAGCTTAAGCTCGGGCTTGTTGTAAATAAGCTGAAACTCGACTCAAGTTCGATTCGACTTGTTTCGAGTTCAAACTTCTAATTAgatcgttattaaaatgacgtcgttttgtatcaaaatttttaattagcaAACTTGATGAGCAAGCTTGAGCTCCGTTTGAGCTCGAAAATAttgattcaaacttatttatagCTAGCTCGTTTCGAGCTTATTTAAGCTGagctcgatttgaatctaatcctaTAGATAATAATTGCCTCGACCCCCCAATTCGAACTAGGTCCGCAAGTTATTCAATGCACACAGTCCACACATAACAGTCCAAGTGCATCAACATTTTTTGGTGTCTAGCCCCAATCCTTCATGTCCAGCCCACAAACTGAAGCAGAGTAGCCCCACAACCAGTCTGAGTTTCAAAGACCTTTCATTTATCCATGGAAGCCTCTAAGGGTGCATTTGGTTGGcggtttttaaaattaccttggtaatctatcttttattcccttgtttggtttgtcagtaataaaatattacagtaatcttctattaccaatgttgacgtggcaggtaatataggtggtaatctgattaccaccttcaccttaggtatttaaagattactgggataattttgagtttattatagaaaaattattatgtattaattttttaagatcaaaataaatttatttttaattaatatgacaaataatataaaaaatatttaaaaataattatattcaaggacatttaagtaaaataatttactagtaatcttttattacttttaaccaaacacaataattatttatacctatcaaattttattaaacatagtaatcatttatacccagtaatcttttaagtaatctatcttcaaagtaatatttctattttagtaatcaaacattacccaaaccaaacgccccctaaaagTTATTGGCGGGCTAGGATTCTCTGGCTACACAATGCAGGTATTATACGGACTTGAGATATTTCTCATGTTAGTATTACCGATATACAGGGACTAAAATATAGATATCTCAAGCTAGAGATTTTAAGGGCTTTCGCCTCTATGAATAGTTAGAAGTGTGGAGATAAGGTGATGCAAAAGTGACTTAGCTTCGAGCTTTAATTAAATGTCCCAAAGAAGAGTTGTAGGAGAGATCGACCTATGACATAATGGATGGGAAAATGTCTCGATGGTTGGATATGACAGTAAATTTGACATATGaccattattatttatttttaaaaaataaatgtattattttgtgataagatattattttatttttaatttaaaattatttaattatatgaagataTATTCTTTGTATGAAcgcaatttattattttttggttttgtttgacACTAGagttgtggttttttttttttaattaatcacttaaaaataactaatttactAATTACCCTAGTCATgctttctttaataaaaattattatttaaaaggaattataatataatatttataaaaaaattaaaatgcctTACAATTATAAAAcccattttaaaattaattttcttttgcttaATGAATAcactatttttactttttttttctttatttgcatctccatataataaaaaagcatgtattcaaaattatgaaagaatgttTTGTAACCTAAATCCAATTGGTCAGTTTAATCTAGATTTAATAAtccaataaattatatattttttaatttttattaataaaataatttttcccgATGAATATGGATATTGTATCGGTCTTATTCAATCAGATCCGATTTATGGATACCAACCCCTTACCATGTTCGTGGTGGAAGTCACGTGACACTGCTTTATGCCGTTGCAAAAACCGTTATGTTTGGATACACGGCGAAGTTGATCTCAAACAGGTTTTCCTTATTCTTCCAgcatttgattttcaattacaTTCATTTTCCCGCCTATATATTCAAGGCGTCGTCCcgtcctctctctctctctctctctccagcTGCATTCCACCAATCAATCACTAGCCGTTTCTTACTATTTTCGTGTCTCACTCCTTACTTCGAGCATAGTCtcttccaatttttttaattcccaAAGTACCCCCAACTGGCATCTCTCTCTCACTGCAGAGTTTTATCGCTAAGCTAAAACCCTAGCTTGTTGAAATGAATCATTATCACATCTACGAGGCCATTGGCCGCGGCAAGCACTCGGTAACTTCTCTCAACGATTGTTCTCATCATTGTGTGATTTAGTTTGAGATTCACTTAAAATTTGCTCGGACTGTGTGTAGACTGTTTATAAagggaggaagaagaagactaTTGAGTATTTCGCTGTTAAGAGCGTTGATAAATCGCGGAAGAGCAAGGTTCTTCAAGAAGTAAGCTAGATTTAGCTGTTGAATTTGAAACATTATTTGCgtgattttatgttatttgtttgaATTGGTGGTTGAACCGTGAATCTGCAAAAACTTAAGATAAGGTTAAAAGACTATTGAGTTTTTCGCCATTAAGAGCATTGATAAATCGCAGAAGAGCGAGGTTCTTCAAGAAGTTAGCCAGATTTAGTAGTTaatcttgaaattttgtttgtctgattttattttatgttgtgtCAGTTTGTTATAACTTATGTTTATTAGAAAATGATTATAGTAACAATTGAATATCTGATAATCAATACTTGCTTGTTTTGTTAAACTTATGGTTTTTGGGTTATGAATAAACATAATCAGTTGTGATTGTTTgacaaatagtttaaaaaactgaTTAATTGTGTTAAAATGTCCTCTAAtacaaattagaaatatataaaaaaaatccattaattaaacaaaaattattccTACCAGCTTTTAGAttataacttaaataatataaaaatgtgattaaaatCCACAATTAGATTATTTACTAAAACTATCCTAAACAtgttataattgattatttaatccaTTAATACAAATAATCTAGATTAAATATGCTACACTATTCAGACACGTTACTTATATGAATTGGTGGTGGAAACATGAATATGCAAAAACTTAAGATTAAGTTAAAAGCATACAAGAATAGCGTGGtggtttgattatttttttgagcTAACCTGAAGTTTTTTATTGCTAAAGTCACTTCAGCAAGTTGTGGATTTGTAAAGGTTGTAAGCTTAATTATTGGGCAGAAAGCAAGTATGACATAGCACGAGCAAAATGTGGTGTATAAAGTGATATTGGATTTTAATTggttataattatgaaatttatgttatgAGTAAATTAAATCCATGTCAAGAGATATAATTCTACCGAACAAATGGTTCATTTCACATTGTTTGCAAATGAAATCCAGCACAATTTGACTCACCGCTTGGaccttttgttttttgatttcaATGCAGGTTCGGATGCTTCACTCATTGGATCAtccaaatgttttaaaattctATTCTTGGTAAGTTTGCTAACAAGCACAGAACTAGAAAAGTCATTATAGTTGGTACAGTTGTGTTGCTTGATGTCTCATATCCAAATTTTAGTATATTGTTTTTCACTTGGAATTGtgattgattttttctttttactcaAAAGTTTTGCTTCCCTCTTACAAGTTATGTTATTTGCCAATCAGGTATGAAACATCTGCTCATTTGTGGTTAGTTCTGGAGTACTGTGTTGGAGGTGATTTAATGACCTTACTACAACAGGTATCCTTCACTTTTGTTTTCGCATACACTTTTTATGCTTTGGTTCTTTTCCTGACCACGAAGGGCATGCATATATGGACAACATCATTGATAATCCCATGGGTAGATATATATCAACGGATTTTAAGTAACAAGGACATCTACATGGATTTTTACTTCACAAATTTCctagaggggggggggggggggggggggggcgcgGCGTGCAGCGAATGAGAGGAAAGATTCCTTAATGTTTTCTTGGAGAACTTATACAACTGATGCTAATGCTAATaggatataaattaaaaacttcaaaGTGATTTACTGCTGCATAATTAAAGCTAGTTTGCACAGTTATGTTAAAGTATCAATTTAATGTTGTAATGAACCTTATCATAATACTAATATGGATCTTTTAGTTTATGTTATGGAAATTGAGAATTGCATTTGTAATTCTTTATAGATGAATTGCAGGATAATCAACTACCTGAAGATTCTATTCATGATCTTGCTCTAGGCCTTGTCAAAGCTTTGCTGTAAGAAAtgcacattattttattattagtttattttcgTGTAGttgttacatataatattttctgGTTGCGGTCACTGTTGTCAGGTTTTTACATTCAAAGGGAATCATTTACTGTGACTTGAAACCATCAAACATCCTATTAGATGAGAATGGACATACAAAGGTGATTAAGCATTTTGAATTTCTCTTATGATTTGATGTTGTGGGGATATTTGTGTATGTATCAGCAAGCTTCCTATATTTGTGAATGCAGCTATGCGATTTTGGATTGGCAAGGAAGTTGAATGAGATATCAAAAACTCCCTCTTCCATGGTATGTTATCTTACATGTTGTAATATTTACTTGTTATGCTTATGGTTTGGATGGGCATAAGCATCAAGATTTGATATTGAATTATCTtacatttcttcttatttttgtGCTTAATGAACTTTTGTAGTTGCCTCAAGCAAAACGTGGAACACCATGTTACATGGCTCCTGAGCTCTTTGAGGATGGAGGAGTCCATTCTTATGCATCTGATCTGTGGGCCCTAGGTTGTGTACTTTATGAGTGCTATGCAGGTCGACCTCCCTTTGTGGGAAGAGAGTTCACTCATCTAGTAAGATCCATCCTTTTAGAGCCAATGCCACCTCTTCCGGGTACTCCAAGCCGACCTTTTgccaatttaattaattctctACTAGTAAAAGATCCATCTCAAAGAATACAGTGGCCTGATGTGTGTGGACATGTTTTCTGGAGAACTAAATTGACTCTAGTGCCTTTGCCTCCTCAACCTGCTTTTGATAGTATGATAGAATCATACATTAAACCATGCCTCTCAGAATGTAATGGTGATAGATCTTTACAAAGCAAAACCCCTCCTAAATCACGTGAAAAAGATGCAAAAGTTACTATGAAACAGGATGAGAATTCTATATTAGGATCAAATCCAGTAAGGGGTACACCAAGTGGCCGGAAGACACAAATAAAGGTATCTGGCAGAGTAGTTGAGGAGAAACAGAAAGATGCTTCCAGTGGTACCAGGCGTGTCAATCTCTTACGGTTGTCAAGGATAGCAAAAACAAACTTGAAGAGGGAGAATGAGAAAGAGAACTATAGAAGGCCCTTGCCTAATAACTCTGAAAATGATTCTGAAGTCAAAATTGAGAACACAGATATGGAACTTGATTTTGACGAAAATACTGAAGATGAGTCACATGATGAAGCGGACGTGTCTGATAATCCTACTTGTACAACTGATGACAAATCATCTATTCAAACTCCACATCATGAGAAACTGGAAGAGAGTGGCCACAACATACGTAATGTAGACACACCTTCTGTACATAATATGCCTGCCACAGATGAATCAAGGAAATCTGATCGTGAATCATCTCCAGAGCATGTTGAAGTGCCTGCTACACCACCCAGTGTCAGCCCTCAGCTCAAATTTCAGAAAATTAAAGAAGGTTCAGTGCCTGCCCATGATTCTGATTCTTCAAGAATGTCTAACAACCTTTCACAGGTACTTTGGCATCCATCAGATCTTTCAGTTCGGCCTGTAATGCCCAGCAGAAAAGCTGATAAAGTATCAGAAGTATATCCTTCACTTCCGTTTGAGGCCCTGCAAGCATCTGATTTTGTGAAGATGTCGAAGGAGCAGCTGGATGCTCTTAACAATAGGATCCTAGCCATTCTTAATGGAAATACTAGTATTGGGGAGAAACAGAATGTGATTAGATACCTTGAAGTGTTGAGCAATAATGCTGATGCAGCCAATATCTTGACCAATGGACCGATCATGCTGTTGCTTGTTAAAATGTTTCGAATGTCTAAGACATCTGCTTTGAGAGTGCAACTAGCTTCACTTATTGGCTTGCTCATTCGGCATTCTACTTTTGTTGAAGATGATTTGGCAAATTCTGGAATTTTAGTCTCACTAACTGATGGCCTGAGGGACAAGCAAGAAAAAGTGAGGAGATTTTCTATGGCTGCTTTAGGTGAGTTgcttttttatatatcaacacAAAACGAGCATGCCAGAGGTAGCAATCCACCAGAATCTCCATCTAAGGATAACCGGGCAGCATCTGGCTGGCAGGTAAGCTTTGTAACTTGTTGCTAAAACATTTCTCTTTTGTGACACATCATGTGTGTTTCTATTTAACTATTCTGTGCTTTTTTGGTTCTCCATACTTCCCAAAAGTCAGAACTTGTGATTGTAACTCTTTAATTTGTTTACTCAATACGTTTTCTCCATTTTTTGTGCATCTATTGAAGTCTAAAATTGATGCTCTCGTATAACTGTTGCTTACAGGAAAACTTAGATCCTTTGAGCATTATTAACCTGCTCTTCTACTTTTCTTTTATTGGTTAACTTTCTTTTGTTGGGTAAGCAGGTTCCAAATTCGTTGATTTCGTTGGTGTCTTCAGTTTTACGTAAAGGGGAAGATGATATGACTCAACTTTACGCATTGAGAACAATTGAAAACATTTGCAGTCAAGGTGGACACTGGGTTGCTCGTTTCACTAGCCAGGATGTGATTAGTAACCTGTGTTATATATACAGAGCTGCAGGGAAACAGGAGAGCATGAGGCTAACTGCAGGGTCATGTTTAGTTCGTCTTGTGCGTTTCAATCCTCCTAGCATTCAGTCAGTTATGGAGAAACTTTCATTCAAGGACATAGCATCTGTGCTTGTTAAGGGTTCTCCACGTGAGCAGCAAATCAGTTTAAATCTTCTAATCATGGCCATGCTTGGAAGCCATCTGTTTACCAATCTTGGGAGACACCTTCTATCCTTGTTGGAGGATAAGAATCTGGTCCCTAGTCTTGTGTCTCTAATTGAACAGGGAAGTGAAGTTCTAAAGGGAAAAACacttctttttgtttctctcCTCTGTAGGAATGGAAAAAGGTGGCTGCTGCACTTTTTCTGTAATGCCAGATTACTTCCATCGGTGGACAGATTGTCAAAAGAGAAGGATAGTTTTTTGCAGCAATGTCTGGATTCATTTGTACATGTTGTGACATCTATTATACCAGGTCTACTAGATACTATAACTGGAGATATTCAACAAATGATTGGAGGAAGGCGCCATGGGCAGATCTCTTCCCTTACCAGCCGAGCTGCTCCAAAAACCAGTGTTCATTTCTTTCCCGTCGTTCTTCAACTTCTTGGGAGCTCATCATTTAAGAATAGGGTGGCGAGTCCTCCAGTCCTGCGTCAGCTGGCAAATCTTATTAGAGTTGTGGAGACACCATTTCAGGTAAGTAGCCTTATTTGCTGCTTGGTCACCATAGGACTTCATCATAGAAAAGACATTTGTGTTCTTTTTTTGGTCAAGCTAAACTTTAGGAAATAAAAATCATCTTTCATTTTCAGGGGAGAGATGACTTTCAAATAACTCTTTTACGAATTCTGGAGTCCATTGCAGAGGAGTCCCCAGCAATTCTTGGGAGCCCTGACATTTTTATCCGTGAAGTTCTTCCTAGTCTGGCTGTTCTATACAAGGATAACAAGGATGGTGATGCCAGATTTTTgtgcctgaaaattttatttgatgtgatgATAATTTTTCTGAATGAACCTTTTGAGGATCAGCAGAGATTGGAAGACTTGAAGTCCATATCCAATTCACATTTTCTTCCTCTGTACCCAACCTTCATTGAAGATGAAGATCCGATACCCATGTATGCGCAAAAGCTTCTTGTGATGCTCATAGagtttgattatattaaaatttcagaCATTCTACATCTGAAGACAGTTTCACAATGTTTCGAGTTTCTGCTTGGTGATCTATCAAGTGCAAATGTAAACAGTGTTAAATTGTGCCTGGCTCTGGCATCTGCTCCTGAAATGGAATCAAAGTTACTTTCTCAATTGAAAGTAGTTAGAAGGATTGGAAACCTTTTGGAGTTTGTATATGCAAAAGATATGGAAGACTTTCTTGAACCAACTCTTGGCCTGTGTAGAGCTTTTCTTCTACGTTCAGTAGGCTGTCGAAAAGGCATCACTAGCAAAGAACCAGCACTCTTAGGAGATTGTCTTTCTGAGTTTAGCAGTGCAATTGATCAACAGCAATGTATAAGAGACATAATGGAATTCAGTGGAAATGTTGGTGTCTTGCTGGACCTGAGTGGGTCACATGAACCAAATATTGCCGATATGGCATCTGAATGTGTTGTACTGCTGCTCAAGGCAGCTCCAAGAGAAGCCACTACAGGATTTCTCGCTAATCTTCCAAAGGTTACTGCGATCCTCGAGTCTTGGCGCGGGGACAACTCTCAATTCATTTTGCAGCGGATGCTGCATGGTCTTGGTTATTCCTGTAGGCAATATTTGTCACAAGCAATGATTTTATCCATTTCTATTCCGGAAGTATCAAGGATTGAAGCCATTACTGCTGAGCTGAAAACTTCAGGTATTCCTTCTCTAGCAAATGCTGCCTCGCTTGCAGCATCTGAATTGCAGCGGCTGCCTCGATGCATTTGAAGTCCTGGAAACGGCATGTCAGTTGCTCTTCATCTTGTTTTCAGCATTGTCTCTCGAATAATTTATGGCCTTAACTTGCAAGCACTCATAGAATTCATTCATCGGCAAGATGAAAAGCAACTTCGGTAAAATCCCGACGGGAGGTCGATAATGAGGTGTCTTTGTCTAATCTACGGACGTATAAGCAACTTTGGTGAAATCCTAAGGGGAGGTCGATAATGAGGTATGTCCTTGTCTAATCTACGTATATGTTTTGTATCATTTGTATGCTTTTACAATGAGTTGCTTTTCTTGAGACTTCGCTTAAAAGCAAAGTAGATCATCTTCTATGCAAATAATGTCATGTTATTCTTTATtgctataattataattattattagcGTATTATTGGACTAATTAGGAGTAGTAAACATGCAATTAGTTAGCAAGGTGTTGTTGATTCTCTAATCCTTACTCATAATTccataaataacttttttaacaaattacgacgtattattatatgataatatattatctttaattcaaaatcatttaatcagaTGATAATACGTGTTATTGTTTGTTTCAAGTTTGCATATATTActtgtgcacatagttttattggagTGTAACGCATTGATTAATCGAAAATCATGGAAAGCCAAAATGATTCCAATCATAAGGAATCCCTCTTATTTTTAAGGTAAGGTGAAGGGTAAAGGCCAAAAACAAAAGGAGAAAGATTAAAGGGTAGTTAAGGCTCTTTTAAGATCACATTCCAGGCCTTTAAGACCACGTTCAAGGATTTTTTAAAGCTCAGAAGGAATCTCAAATAACACAAAGAAAACATCAATGGCGATAAGACTTTTCTTCGCAAGCCAATGTGTCGCTTGGTTTGCATCCttggtaaaatataaaatacttgTACTCCATCTATAAAGCAAGCTTTCTTCGAATGCTAATAATAAAACTGATATTATAGCTCGTAATGGGATTCTTTAAATCAATCTCCATCCGTATATTAGGCAAACCACATGTCCACACAAAACTTAAGGCTGTACGACGGCGATGGTGCACAGCTCCTCTTCTAACGAACACTATCAGAACAAAAGTTTTCCTACCCAATCTGTCTCCTTCCCAAACATGCTAAACCTGTAATTTTTCATCATTACACTCTCTCCAAGTCCAAGCAGTAGGTGTTGCAATGATTTCTCCTTCATTGGAATGGACGAACTCCTTTTGCCCCCTCATCTTATTATTACCTTTTGTGAACTCACCTTTGTTCCCTTTAGTGTTCGATCATCATCTAAacttacaaataaaattgaattcgaatcaaattaaacccTAACATAAATTGTCTCAAGCTTAAACTCATTTACATTAATTAGAGATGTTATCGGAGGGTTGTCAACATGATTTATTATGTCATCGACGAGATAAGTAATTCATTGTACAAGAATTTGAGCCAAATTAACgaactaaaattttaacttaaactcagtttaaatcaaaccaaacattGAGTTGAACTAA
Above is a genomic segment from Mangifera indica cultivar Alphonso chromosome 3, CATAS_Mindica_2.1, whole genome shotgun sequence containing:
- the LOC123210243 gene encoding serine/threonine-protein kinase RUNKEL-like, which gives rise to MNHYHIYEAIGRGKHSTVYKGRKKKTIEYFAVKSVDKSRKSKVLQEVRMLHSLDHPNVLKFYSWYETSAHLWLVLEYCVGGDLMTLLQQDNQLPEDSIHDLALGLVKALLFLHSKGIIYCDLKPSNILLDENGHTKLCDFGLARKLNEISKTPSSMLPQAKRGTPCYMAPELFEDGGVHSYASDLWALGCVLYECYAGRPPFVGREFTHLVRSILLEPMPPLPGTPSRPFANLINSLLVKDPSQRIQWPDVCGHVFWRTKLTLVPLPPQPAFDSMIESYIKPCLSECNGDRSLQSKTPPKSREKDAKVTMKQDENSILGSNPVRGTPSGRKTQIKVSGRVVEEKQKDASSGTRRVNLLRLSRIAKTNLKRENEKENYRRPLPNNSENDSEVKIENTDMELDFDENTEDESHDEADVSDNPTCTTDDKSSIQTPHHEKLEESGHNIRNVDTPSVHNMPATDESRKSDRESSPEHVEVPATPPSVSPQLKFQKIKEGSVPAHDSDSSRMSNNLSQVLWHPSDLSVRPVMPSRKADKVSEVYPSLPFEALQASDFVKMSKEQLDALNNRILAILNGNTSIGEKQNVIRYLEVLSNNADAANILTNGPIMLLLVKMFRMSKTSALRVQLASLIGLLIRHSTFVEDDLANSGILVSLTDGLRDKQEKVRRFSMAALGELLFYISTQNEHARGSNPPESPSKDNRAASGWQVPNSLISLVSSVLRKGEDDMTQLYALRTIENICSQGGHWVARFTSQDVISNLCYIYRAAGKQESMRLTAGSCLVRLVRFNPPSIQSVMEKLSFKDIASVLVKGSPREQQISLNLLIMAMLGSHLFTNLGRHLLSLLEDKNLVPSLVSLIEQGSEVLKGKTLLFVSLLCRNGKRWLLHFFCNARLLPSVDRLSKEKDSFLQQCLDSFVHVVTSIIPGLLDTITGDIQQMIGGRRHGQISSLTSRAAPKTSVHFFPVVLQLLGSSSFKNRVASPPVLRQLANLIRVVETPFQGRDDFQITLLRILESIAEESPAILGSPDIFIREVLPSLAVLYKDNKDGDARFLCLKILFDVMIIFLNEPFEDQQRLEDLKSISNSHFLPLYPTFIEDEDPIPMYAQKLLVMLIEFDYIKISDILHLKTVSQCFEFLLGDLSSANVNSVKLCLALASAPEMESKLLSQLKVVRRIGNLLEFVYAKDMEDFLEPTLGLCRAFLLRSVGCRKGITSKEPALLGDCLSEFSSAIDQQQCIRDIMEFSGNVGVLLDLSGSHEPNIADMASECVVLLLKAAPREATTGFLANLPKVTAILESWRGDNSQFILQRMLHGLGYSCRQYLSQAMILSISIPEVSRIEAITAELKTSGIPSLANAASLAASELQRLPRCI